In Bacillus alveayuensis, one DNA window encodes the following:
- a CDS encoding drug/metabolite transporter (DMT)-like permease (product_source=COG0697; cog=COG0697; pfam=PF00892; superfamily=103481; transmembrane_helix_parts=Inside_1_4,TMhelix_5_27,Outside_28_31,TMhelix_32_54,Inside_55_65,TMhelix_66_88,Outside_89_92,TMhelix_93_115,Inside_116_123,TMhelix_124_143,Outside_144_146,TMhelix_147_169,Inside_170_175,TMhelix_176_198,Outside_199_212,TMhelix_213_235,Inside_236_246,TMhelix_247_266,Outside_267_270,TMhelix_271_293,Inside_294_309): MSKPILYVSMLLLMMIWGFNVIAIKVIVEYFAPITITAFRILTAGLTVMIIVWIGKEYRNVTKMEWVYIVIASLTGVLGHHFFLAVGLANTQASNAGLILGLVPLMTTVFSVLLLGDHLTISKFLGILLGFFGVAFIVLNGNGRLSSISIGDLYIFFSVISQAISFIFIKKGTRTLHSRFMTGWMLVIGSVCLFMTSLLLEPKGLSTLQSGTSIVWIIFLGSAVIATALGHSFYNKAIHHLGPGETAIFINLTPFFSLVGSYFFLGEQISLLQLAGFIFILFGVLLGTGVLGNEWPKIKLHKKRHTTIS; the protein is encoded by the coding sequence ATGTCAAAGCCGATATTATATGTTTCCATGCTGTTGCTTATGATGATTTGGGGATTTAATGTTATTGCCATTAAAGTCATTGTTGAATATTTTGCTCCAATAACGATTACGGCATTTCGTATATTAACAGCAGGTCTTACTGTTATGATCATCGTATGGATCGGAAAAGAATATCGAAACGTGACAAAAATGGAATGGGTGTATATTGTCATTGCTTCGTTAACTGGTGTTCTTGGACACCACTTTTTTTTAGCAGTTGGATTAGCGAATACACAAGCTTCAAATGCTGGCCTCATTTTAGGATTAGTACCGTTAATGACGACTGTATTTTCTGTGCTGCTTTTAGGAGACCATTTAACCATTTCGAAGTTTCTTGGTATTTTGCTAGGATTTTTTGGAGTTGCTTTTATTGTTTTAAATGGAAATGGCCGCCTGTCAAGTATTTCAATAGGTGATCTTTATATCTTTTTTTCTGTCATTTCTCAAGCGATCAGCTTTATTTTTATTAAAAAAGGAACGAGAACCCTTCACTCTCGCTTCATGACAGGGTGGATGTTAGTGATTGGTTCCGTCTGTTTGTTTATGACGAGTTTGCTGTTAGAACCAAAAGGTTTATCGACACTCCAATCAGGAACTAGTATCGTATGGATTATTTTTCTAGGATCAGCTGTTATCGCGACAGCTTTAGGCCATAGTTTTTATAACAAGGCGATTCATCATCTCGGACCTGGGGAGACAGCGATATTTATTAATTTAACTCCGTTTTTCTCTTTAGTTGGTTCTTATTTCTTTTTAGGTGAACAAATATCTTTGCTGCAGCTCGCGGGGTTTATATTTATTTTATTCGGTGTTTTACTTGGAACAGGCGTATTAGGCAACGAATGGCCGAAGATAAAGCTTCATAAAAAACGGCACACTACCATTTCTTGA
- a CDS encoding Cof subfamily protein (haloacid dehalogenase superfamily) (product_source=TIGR00099; cath_funfam=3.40.50.1000; cog=COG0561; ko=KO:K07024; pfam=PF08282; superfamily=56784; tigrfam=TIGR00099), whose amino-acid sequence MIYRLLALNIDGTLLRSNGRLQSSTKEAIEFVQKKDVYVTLVTNRHFQSAKKLAKALKIDNILITHSGAFVANRLDQPLFVKRIPEERTFNIVQVLENFPCNIRIVHERFSIGNRKKISSNLMSKMLLNTADPLFYPIQFVESLGDTLRDDPVATPKIDAFFEDRNELQHVQKVIQDAFPEVEVIQVNQEKLEIVSKGVSKASSLQLLGKHLGINLQEMVVIGNSLDDLEMIAQAGLGVAMGNSPIEVKRSADWITRSNDDQGVSYMVKEHFRKQHRIKFLERMKHD is encoded by the coding sequence GTGATTTATCGTTTGCTTGCGTTAAATATTGATGGAACATTACTGCGCTCAAATGGTCGTCTTCAAAGCTCTACGAAGGAAGCCATTGAATTTGTTCAGAAAAAAGATGTGTATGTAACACTTGTGACAAATAGACATTTTCAATCAGCTAAGAAGCTTGCCAAAGCATTGAAAATCGATAACATCTTAATTACCCATAGCGGGGCTTTTGTTGCAAACAGATTAGATCAACCACTTTTTGTTAAACGGATTCCTGAAGAACGGACATTTAACATTGTCCAAGTATTAGAAAATTTTCCATGTAATATTCGAATAGTGCATGAGCGGTTTTCCATTGGGAACCGAAAAAAAATATCCTCAAATTTAATGAGTAAAATGCTTTTAAATACAGCTGATCCTCTTTTTTATCCAATCCAATTTGTTGAATCTCTTGGTGATACGCTCCGCGATGATCCTGTGGCGACACCGAAAATAGATGCGTTTTTTGAGGATCGAAATGAATTACAGCATGTTCAAAAAGTGATTCAAGATGCTTTTCCTGAAGTAGAGGTTATTCAAGTAAATCAAGAAAAATTAGAAATTGTTTCAAAAGGAGTATCTAAAGCATCTAGTTTACAGTTATTAGGGAAGCATCTCGGTATTAACCTACAGGAAATGGTTGTGATCGGAAATTCTTTAGATGACCTTGAAATGATTGCTCAAGCAGGATTAGGTGTGGCGATGGGAAATTCCCCAATTGAGGTTAAAAGAAGTGCTGATTGGATTACAAGAAGCAATGATGATCAAGGAGTTTCTTACATGGTGAAGGAGCATTTTCGTAAACAGCATCGTATTAAATTTTTAGAACGCATGAAACATGATTAA
- a CDS encoding SSS family solute:Na+ symporter (product_source=KO:K03307; cog=COG0591; ko=KO:K03307; pfam=PF00474; tigrfam=TIGR00813; transmembrane_helix_parts=Outside_1_3,TMhelix_4_21,Inside_22_40,TMhelix_41_63,Outside_64_72,TMhelix_73_95,Inside_96_115,TMhelix_116_138,Outside_139_152,TMhelix_153_175,Inside_176_179,TMhelix_180_198,Outside_199_230,TMhelix_231_250,Inside_251_269,TMhelix_270_292,Outside_293_322,TMhelix_323_345,Inside_346_365,TMhelix_366_388,Outside_389_397,TMhelix_398_416,Inside_417_422,TMhelix_423_445,Outside_446_448,TMhelix_449_466,Inside_467_472): MLDPLLYLTFFLVYSIFILIFGKHGFNKTEDLKEYFLAGRNLSLFPSVASFYSTWFSSASILALPGLVYENGISTFWTTAIAWMLGGVLLFLIISKLYSYDVLTIPEFLAIRYQAPILQIGVGVILVVSYVLYIMLQITGFGIVVSSLLEIPYSLSIFLVYLFILYTTFGGLYSVARTDIFHFILIFLSTIVGASLMIEKAHRIPFIEQLQLLEENGQLPADFFYFFPNTWSFVWVLLSAFFALGLGVAANPQYGIRLISAKSARVAQKMLVISFIFIFITYCAIFILGIGLRALAPDLTFQRHDEIYPYIIHHEMASPLKGFIFISIIAASISTANSQLLILASSFVHDIYGQIKTQPLSNAKSLNMVRATIFLFGSISLLCSLFQPQAIVLMSGHIWGLISSMLFFPVFGGLLLKNVTKKSAVYSSLSGVLTYIIGFLFIPPQVQSIIHPVLPAIVISGLCYWLGRKGHR, from the coding sequence ATGCTCGACCCACTATTATATTTAACTTTTTTTCTCGTTTATTCCATTTTTATTTTAATATTTGGGAAGCATGGGTTTAATAAAACAGAGGATTTGAAGGAATATTTTTTAGCTGGGCGCAATCTTTCTTTATTCCCAAGTGTAGCTTCATTTTACTCGACTTGGTTTAGTTCGGCATCGATATTAGCTCTTCCAGGGCTCGTTTATGAAAATGGGATATCTACTTTTTGGACGACGGCTATTGCGTGGATGCTAGGAGGAGTTTTACTTTTTTTGATCATTTCGAAGCTTTATTCCTACGATGTTTTAACGATTCCTGAATTTCTTGCCATTCGTTATCAAGCTCCTATTCTACAAATAGGTGTTGGTGTCATTTTAGTAGTCAGCTATGTTTTATATATCATGTTGCAAATAACTGGATTTGGAATTGTCGTCAGCAGTTTATTGGAAATACCTTATTCTCTCAGTATTTTCCTCGTCTACTTATTTATACTATACACAACGTTTGGAGGACTGTATTCCGTTGCCCGAACTGATATTTTTCATTTTATCCTCATCTTCCTATCAACTATTGTCGGTGCTAGCTTAATGATTGAAAAAGCTCATCGCATTCCATTCATAGAGCAATTGCAGTTATTGGAAGAGAATGGGCAATTACCAGCAGATTTCTTTTATTTCTTTCCCAATACTTGGTCATTCGTTTGGGTTTTATTGAGCGCTTTTTTCGCTCTTGGTTTAGGTGTTGCGGCAAACCCTCAATACGGAATTCGATTAATCTCTGCAAAGTCGGCGAGAGTAGCCCAGAAAATGTTGGTGATAAGCTTTATATTTATTTTCATTACATACTGTGCCATATTTATTTTAGGAATCGGTTTAAGGGCTTTAGCTCCTGACCTTACTTTTCAGCGCCATGATGAAATTTATCCTTATATTATTCATCACGAAATGGCTTCTCCATTAAAAGGGTTTATTTTTATTAGTATTATTGCGGCATCTATTTCAACAGCCAACTCTCAATTACTCATACTAGCAAGCAGCTTTGTTCATGACATTTATGGACAAATAAAAACACAACCTTTATCTAACGCCAAATCTTTGAATATGGTTCGTGCTACCATTTTCCTGTTCGGTTCCATTTCTTTATTGTGCTCGCTATTTCAGCCGCAAGCGATTGTATTGATGAGTGGACATATTTGGGGTTTGATCTCATCTATGTTATTTTTTCCTGTTTTTGGGGGTCTTTTATTAAAAAATGTTACGAAAAAAAGTGCGGTATACTCCAGCTTGTCTGGTGTCTTAACATATATCATTGGATTTCTTTTCATTCCACCTCAAGTTCAGTCAATCATCCATCCGGTTTTGCCCGCCATCGTGATATCAGGGTTATGCTACTGGTTAGGAAGGAAGGGTCATAGGTGA
- a CDS encoding signal transduction histidine kinase (product_source=COG0642; cath_funfam=1.10.287.130,1.20.5.170,3.30.565.10; cog=COG0642; pfam=PF00512,PF00672,PF02518; smart=SM00304,SM00387,SM00388; superfamily=111479,158472,47384,55785,55874; transmembrane_helix_parts=Outside_1_9,TMhelix_10_32,Inside_33_160,TMhelix_161_183,Outside_184_577): MNSSIERKILFPFLAIVLIPGVIIGLTSIWSSYQSDKQQKMIQIEKELRELNEYVQYLDEQIKSGKLLESEAKKLAKELIDRHSNIYLRNEKGTLLYKNKVIDDQTKKWAGIEKTKKWEEQFGNEKWVFVERLEAFNWILYIPVEFSIFSESLINIQKYTLLIVIISTVIAMELTIILSHHLSKPIVHLVKYCESIRQGRIWRENDDISMKRSDEIGVLSRELKEMVNTLQKRNQQLQKLQQINNTILNSTHVGMVLAPNASATWQLNEMAKRTFNHFYILKEKVYQFILKNQHHTERTEEIWEFKNGSERAYFAANLIPITKKGEILQYLISFEDITKRKNLENQLQQMERLASLGELASGLAHEIRNPLSGIKTTAELLMRRLKLGQDHRWLFENILKEIDRVQQIITHLLQLSRPIKTNPRKVNVEQVFKSTIALLEGLAEQQKVKIDYECENVELWIDLEHLRQILLNLLLNSIQAMPDGGKVAIKAFQQQHTAVIILQDSGVGIDQEIISKIFNPFFTTRNEGTGLGLSIVHQLVVLNNGDIHVESEVGIGSTFTLRFPMKRKGENDENINH, encoded by the coding sequence GTGAATTCTTCAATTGAGAGAAAAATACTGTTTCCTTTTCTGGCGATTGTGTTAATTCCGGGAGTCATTATTGGCTTAACATCCATTTGGTCTAGCTATCAATCGGATAAACAACAAAAAATGATCCAAATTGAAAAAGAGTTAAGAGAGTTAAATGAGTATGTTCAATATTTAGATGAACAAATCAAAAGTGGAAAGCTATTGGAAAGTGAAGCAAAGAAATTAGCGAAAGAATTAATTGATCGACATTCCAACATTTACTTGCGCAATGAAAAAGGGACGTTATTATATAAAAATAAAGTTATCGACGATCAAACAAAAAAATGGGCAGGAATAGAGAAGACAAAAAAATGGGAGGAACAATTTGGCAATGAAAAATGGGTGTTTGTTGAAAGGTTGGAAGCATTTAATTGGATCCTCTATATTCCTGTTGAATTTTCTATTTTTTCGGAGTCACTAATCAATATACAAAAATATACATTATTGATCGTCATTATTTCTACAGTTATCGCCATGGAATTAACGATTATCTTATCTCACCATCTTTCCAAACCGATCGTCCATTTAGTGAAATATTGCGAAAGCATTCGCCAAGGACGCATATGGCGGGAAAATGATGATATTAGTATGAAGCGTTCAGATGAAATTGGGGTTTTAAGTAGGGAATTGAAAGAAATGGTCAATACTTTACAAAAAAGAAATCAGCAGCTGCAAAAGTTGCAACAGATAAACAACACCATTTTAAATAGTACTCATGTTGGAATGGTATTAGCACCGAATGCATCTGCAACATGGCAATTAAATGAAATGGCAAAAAGAACTTTCAACCATTTTTACATTTTAAAAGAGAAAGTCTATCAATTTATTTTAAAAAATCAACACCATACAGAAAGAACGGAAGAAATATGGGAATTCAAAAATGGTTCAGAAAGAGCTTATTTTGCCGCTAATTTAATACCAATTACAAAAAAAGGGGAAATTCTTCAATATCTTATTTCATTTGAAGATATTACGAAAAGAAAAAATCTAGAAAATCAATTGCAGCAAATGGAACGATTAGCTTCGTTAGGAGAGCTGGCATCAGGGTTAGCTCATGAAATACGAAACCCTTTATCAGGTATTAAAACAACGGCAGAACTATTGATGAGAAGGCTAAAGCTTGGTCAAGATCATCGATGGCTATTTGAAAACATTTTAAAAGAAATTGACCGTGTCCAACAAATCATTACTCACCTTTTGCAATTATCGCGTCCAATTAAAACGAACCCAAGGAAAGTAAATGTTGAACAAGTTTTTAAATCAACGATTGCTTTATTAGAAGGGTTAGCTGAACAACAAAAGGTAAAAATCGATTATGAGTGCGAAAATGTCGAATTATGGATTGATTTGGAGCATTTAAGACAAATTTTATTAAATTTACTGTTAAATAGTATTCAAGCTATGCCAGATGGAGGAAAGGTTGCGATTAAAGCTTTCCAACAACAACATACTGCCGTGATCATCCTTCAAGATTCAGGGGTAGGAATAGATCAGGAAATCATTTCTAAAATATTCAATCCATTCTTTACAACAAGGAATGAAGGAACAGGTCTTGGGTTATCCATTGTCCATCAGCTCGTTGTACTCAATAACGGAGACATTCATGTTGAAAGTGAGGTTGGTATTGGGAGTACATTTACGTTGCGTTTTCCGATGAAAAGAAAGGGGGAAAATGATGAAAATATTAATCATTGA
- a CDS encoding oxygen-independent coproporphyrinogen-3 oxidase (product_source=KO:K02495; cath_funfam=3.80.30.20; cog=COG0635; ko=KO:K02495; pfam=PF04055; smart=SM00729; superfamily=102114; tigrfam=TIGR03994): MRIQINGIQDERFYRPIQLISNLFFEDPEVIYEETDSNIDVTFHIHVQKDSVYITGQLHAERKTLQAEHKKELNDLRNDKERFKQVKNTLSYVYLSLLQNYTGIIQQWGILTGVRPTKLFHKKIKEGFTKEEVYRLLKEEYLITDEKIRLMERIVDRQLSVVPDLYELQNEVSIYIGIPFCPTKCAYCTFPAYAINGKQGKVDSFLGGLHYEMRQIGRWLKENNINITTIYYGGGTPTSITAEEMDLLYEEMVHSFPNVENIREITVEAGRPDTITPEKLEVLKKWNIDRISINPQSYIQETLKAIGRHHTVEETIEKFHLARKMGMNNINMDLIIGLPGEGVEEFNYTLAETEKLLPESLTVHTLSFKRASEMTKNKQKYKVASRNEIEQMMENAVQWTDKHGYEPYYLYRQKNILGNLENVGYARKGHDSLYNIMIMEEQQTIIGLGCGASSKFIHPKTGKITHFANPKDPRSYNEGYEHYTNEKLKILEKLFLG, from the coding sequence ATGCGTATTCAAATAAACGGCATTCAAGATGAGAGATTTTATCGACCAATTCAATTAATTTCTAATTTATTTTTTGAAGATCCAGAAGTTATATATGAAGAAACGGATTCAAATATAGATGTTACGTTTCACATTCATGTTCAAAAAGATTCCGTATATATCACCGGTCAGCTACATGCGGAAAGGAAAACTTTGCAGGCCGAACATAAGAAAGAGCTTAATGATTTGCGAAATGATAAAGAACGGTTTAAACAAGTGAAAAATACTTTGTCGTACGTTTATTTATCACTCTTGCAAAATTATACAGGTATTATACAACAATGGGGAATTTTAACGGGCGTCCGTCCAACAAAGCTTTTCCATAAAAAAATAAAAGAAGGATTCACAAAGGAAGAAGTTTACCGCCTTTTAAAAGAGGAATATTTAATTACAGATGAAAAAATCCGTTTAATGGAACGCATTGTCGATCGGCAATTAAGTGTTGTTCCGGATTTATACGAGCTGCAAAATGAAGTAAGCATTTATATTGGTATTCCGTTTTGCCCAACGAAATGTGCATATTGTACGTTCCCTGCCTATGCGATCAATGGGAAGCAAGGGAAAGTCGATTCCTTTTTAGGTGGCTTACATTATGAAATGCGTCAAATCGGCCGATGGTTAAAAGAAAACAATATTAATATTACGACGATTTATTATGGTGGAGGAACACCAACAAGTATTACTGCAGAAGAAATGGATTTATTATATGAAGAAATGGTCCATTCCTTTCCGAATGTCGAAAACATTCGCGAAATTACGGTTGAGGCTGGCCGTCCCGATACCATTACGCCAGAAAAGCTAGAGGTCTTGAAAAAGTGGAACATTGATCGCATTAGTATTAATCCGCAATCTTATATTCAAGAGACGTTAAAAGCGATCGGCCGCCACCATACTGTTGAAGAAACCATTGAAAAATTTCATCTCGCAAGGAAAATGGGGATGAACAATATCAATATGGATTTAATTATCGGCTTACCTGGTGAGGGTGTCGAAGAATTCAATTATACGTTAGCGGAAACGGAGAAGCTATTGCCTGAGTCATTAACGGTTCATACGTTATCTTTTAAACGAGCATCCGAAATGACGAAAAACAAACAAAAATATAAAGTGGCAAGCCGAAATGAAATTGAACAGATGATGGAAAATGCTGTTCAATGGACGGACAAGCATGGCTATGAACCTTACTATTTATATCGTCAAAAAAACATATTAGGAAACTTAGAAAACGTCGGCTATGCTCGAAAAGGACATGATAGTCTTTATAACATTATGATCATGGAGGAACAGCAAACGATCATAGGATTAGGTTGCGGGGCATCAAGTAAATTCATTCACCCAAAAACAGGAAAGATCACACACTTTGCGAACCCGAAAGATCCGAGATCATACAATGAAGGATACGAGCATTACACAAATGAAAAATTAAAGATATTGGAGAAATTATTTTTAGGATGA
- a CDS encoding cell fate (sporulation/competence/biofilm development) regulator YlbF (YheA/YmcA/DUF963 family) (product_source=COG3679; cath_funfam=1.20.1500.10; cog=COG3679; pfam=PF06133; superfamily=158622): MTVNLFDVAYDLEKALRNSDDFKNLKKLYDDVEADESAKRMFENFRQIQLRLQQKQMNGEEITQEEVEQAQKSVQLVQQHEKIAKLMEAEQRMSMVINDLNKIIMKPLEELYGSLQ, encoded by the coding sequence TTGACTGTTAATTTATTTGATGTAGCGTATGACTTAGAAAAAGCGTTGCGAAATAGTGATGATTTTAAAAACTTAAAGAAATTATACGATGATGTTGAAGCGGATGAATCAGCAAAAAGAATGTTTGAAAACTTTCGCCAGATTCAGTTGAGGCTTCAGCAAAAGCAAATGAATGGAGAAGAAATCACTCAAGAAGAGGTTGAACAAGCGCAAAAGTCTGTGCAGCTTGTACAACAACATGAAAAAATTGCAAAGCTAATGGAAGCCGAACAGCGTATGAGCATGGTAATTAACGATTTAAATAAAATTATAATGAAACCGTTGGAAGAACTGTACGGAAGCTTGCAGTAA
- a CDS encoding two-component system response regulator AtoC (product_source=KO:K07714; cath_funfam=1.10.10.60,1.10.8.60,3.40.50.2300,3.40.50.300; cog=COG2204; ko=KO:K07714; pfam=PF00072,PF00158,PF02954; smart=SM00382,SM00448; superfamily=46689,52172,52540), whose protein sequence is MKILIIDDEATLRLSLQMWLQDLGYEVKAVDNMKEGWKEIEHFSPNILLLDIRLPDGNGIDMLKKIKSDYLDIGVIVLTGYGNTRSAVEAMKSGAFDYLTKPFELEEIDIAIKKYIEQHKLELEVERFREKEKRAEAEMIVGKSPAVETLKEELSLVAKSPNTTVLIQGETGTGKELAAKSIHNMSSRQSNSFVPVNCGAIPSHLVESELFGHEKGAFTGANQRKKGLIELADGGTLFLDEIGELSLEIQVKLLRFLEDKKIKRVGGVKDIEVDVRVIAATNRPLEKMIQEGTFRSDLYYRLNVVPINIPPLRDRGEDIIILAEYFLKQFSLQMGKQEPFLSSQAKEQLMKYSWPGNIRELKNIMERVVILNHDETIEEHHLHFLNKGEEQHEKLMEQDPLLDRDFSLEKYLEKIEIRFIVEALKLEKWNITRAAEKLGISRYALQRRIEKYNIH, encoded by the coding sequence ATGAAAATATTAATCATTGATGATGAAGCTACATTACGCTTATCTCTGCAAATGTGGCTACAAGATTTAGGATATGAAGTCAAAGCTGTTGACAATATGAAAGAGGGATGGAAGGAAATCGAACATTTTTCACCAAACATTCTTTTGCTAGATATTCGTTTGCCTGATGGAAATGGAATTGACATGTTAAAAAAAATAAAATCAGACTACTTGGATATAGGGGTTATTGTATTAACTGGATATGGCAATACTCGATCGGCAGTGGAAGCGATGAAAAGCGGAGCATTTGATTATTTAACGAAGCCTTTTGAACTAGAAGAAATTGATATAGCCATTAAAAAATATATTGAACAGCATAAGCTTGAATTGGAAGTTGAAAGGTTTCGTGAAAAGGAAAAACGTGCTGAAGCAGAAATGATAGTTGGGAAAAGCCCGGCTGTTGAAACTTTAAAAGAGGAGCTGTCACTTGTGGCTAAAAGCCCTAATACCACTGTTTTAATACAAGGAGAGACAGGGACTGGAAAAGAGTTGGCTGCAAAAAGTATTCACAATATGAGCAGCCGTCAGTCCAATTCGTTTGTACCAGTGAATTGTGGTGCGATTCCATCTCATTTAGTAGAAAGTGAATTATTTGGGCATGAAAAAGGTGCTTTTACAGGAGCAAATCAGAGAAAAAAAGGATTAATAGAATTAGCAGATGGCGGAACGCTCTTTTTAGATGAGATTGGGGAGCTGTCGCTAGAAATCCAAGTGAAGCTGCTGCGGTTTTTAGAAGATAAAAAAATTAAGCGAGTAGGTGGAGTGAAAGACATTGAAGTTGATGTGAGAGTCATCGCCGCAACTAATCGTCCGCTTGAAAAAATGATACAGGAAGGGACATTTCGCTCTGACTTATATTATCGATTAAATGTTGTTCCGATCAATATACCACCGCTTCGCGACAGAGGAGAAGATATTATTATCTTAGCTGAATATTTTTTAAAGCAGTTCAGTTTACAAATGGGAAAGCAGGAGCCTTTTTTGTCTTCTCAGGCTAAAGAGCAGCTTATGAAATATAGCTGGCCCGGAAATATACGAGAATTGAAAAATATTATGGAGAGAGTCGTCATATTAAATCATGACGAAACGATTGAAGAGCATCATCTCCATTTTCTTAATAAAGGGGAAGAACAACACGAAAAGTTGATGGAACAAGATCCATTACTAGATCGAGATTTTTCACTTGAAAAATATTTAGAAAAAATTGAAATAAGATTTATTGTGGAAGCGTTAAAACTAGAAAAATGGAATATTACAAGAGCTGCTGAAAAGCTCGGTATTAGCCGTTACGCCTTACAACGGAGAATTGAAAAATATAACATTCATTAA
- a CDS encoding uncharacterized membrane protein YheB (UPF0754 family) (product_source=COG4399; cath_funfam=1.20.1180.10; cog=COG4399; pfam=PF04286; superfamily=144015; transmembrane_helix_parts=Outside_1_3,TMhelix_4_26,Inside_27_351,TMhelix_352_374,Outside_375_375), whose protein sequence is MKAFIIICMMMIIGAIIGGVTNSLAIKMLFRPYKPIYIFGKRMPFTPGLIPKRRQELAVQLGKMVVDHLLTPEGIKKRFENPTFQSKMVSLLNKELTSLFNREETVEEFLKKFGIEKADRKTTEQIEKMIKEKLTQLFTSDKTLKELLNEEWDEKVRGFIPNVAKFISEKGAAYFESDEGKKRLKTMINDFLMRRGMLGNMIQMFLGNTNIEDKIQPEITKFFEHHGTVQLLINIMEKEWDQLCNRPVQDITKNWNKVEISASISKRVVQEMQIEQWFNRKISDLLSPFKTTIIEKVVPKIVEMINQFIRQKISSVMQVMNIDQIVTEQVESFSVERLEEMVLSISRREFKMITYLGALLGGLIGFVQAMIVLIM, encoded by the coding sequence ATGAAAGCATTCATAATCATTTGTATGATGATGATCATCGGAGCTATTATCGGTGGTGTCACGAATTCATTAGCCATTAAAATGCTGTTTCGCCCTTATAAACCTATATATATTTTTGGTAAGCGAATGCCATTTACGCCAGGACTCATTCCGAAGCGTAGACAAGAATTAGCTGTTCAACTCGGAAAAATGGTTGTTGACCATTTATTAACGCCTGAAGGTATAAAAAAGCGATTTGAAAACCCGACGTTTCAGTCGAAAATGGTGTCATTGCTAAATAAAGAATTAACGAGCTTGTTCAATCGGGAAGAGACGGTTGAAGAGTTTCTTAAAAAATTCGGAATTGAAAAAGCTGATAGAAAAACGACTGAACAAATAGAAAAAATGATAAAAGAAAAATTAACACAATTATTTACCTCCGATAAGACGTTAAAGGAATTGTTAAATGAGGAATGGGATGAAAAGGTTAGAGGCTTTATCCCGAATGTGGCCAAGTTTATTTCGGAAAAAGGTGCAGCTTATTTTGAATCTGATGAAGGAAAAAAACGTCTCAAAACGATGATTAATGATTTCTTAATGCGTCGGGGAATGCTCGGTAATATGATCCAAATGTTTCTTGGTAATACGAATATTGAAGATAAAATTCAACCAGAAATAACGAAATTTTTTGAGCATCATGGTACGGTACAATTGTTAATCAACATTATGGAAAAAGAATGGGATCAATTATGTAACCGTCCTGTTCAAGATATAACAAAGAATTGGAATAAAGTGGAGATTAGTGCTTCGATCAGCAAACGTGTTGTACAGGAAATGCAAATCGAACAATGGTTTAACCGTAAAATTTCGGATCTATTATCACCATTTAAAACAACTATTATTGAAAAAGTGGTACCTAAAATAGTTGAAATGATCAATCAGTTCATTAGACAGAAAATAAGCTCTGTCATGCAGGTGATGAATATTGACCAAATTGTAACAGAGCAAGTGGAATCTTTTTCTGTTGAACGATTAGAAGAAATGGTATTATCCATTTCCAGACGTGAATTCAAAATGATCACATATTTAGGAGCGCTTTTAGGTGGACTAATCGGATTTGTTCAAGCGATGATTGTTTTAATAATGTAA